The genomic DNA GCTTTGTTCTCCTTTTTTTTGTGGTATTGTCCATAGGCAGTTGGCTTGTGTTTGGCCTGTTGTGGTACTGGATTGCAAAGAGCAACGGGGATCTGATTGGACAAAACCACACAGTCGGGCATGTCCGTTGTTTGGAGAACGTTACTGGCTTCACGTCAGCGTTCCTGTACGCGTTGGAGACCCAAACCACAGTGGGATATGGTGTCAGAATGCTGACTGATCATTGTGCCAGCGCAGTGGCTTTGCTTGCCATCCAGTCTCTGGTTGGAGTCGTCATCAACTGTTTCGTCTGTGGCATCATCCTGGCGAAGATCTCCTTACCCAAAAACAGGGCAAAGACTGTCAGCTTCAGCAAGATGGCCACCATCTGCGTGAAGAAAGAAAGTCTGTGCCTCCTCATCCGAGTGGCCAACCTGAGAAAAACCTTACTAATTGGAAGCCAGATCTACGGCAAGCTGCTGAGGACAACCACCACGCCAGATGGAGAGACCATCATCCTGGACCAAGTGGACGTCAACTTCTCGGTTGACGCTGGCAAGGATAATTTGTTCTTTGTTTGCCCTCTGACCCTATACCATGTGATTGACAGATCAAGTCCATTCTACGAATTGTCAGCCGATACTCTCCCCCAACAGGACTTTGAGTTAGTGGTCTTTTTAGAAGGGACAGCTGAGTCCACCAGCGCCTCCTGCCAGGTACGGACCTCCTACATCCCCCAGGAGATCCAGTGGGGTTACAACTTCCTGCCAATCATCTCCCGCACAAAAACAGGGAAATATCACGTGGACTTCTCAAACTTTTCTAAAACTTTCTCGACCATCACGCCACACTGCGTCCACTGCTTTGAGACGGATGCGGACCAGAGAAACCATAACAACGAGAATCACGGTACCCAGCAGAAGACGGGCATCGACAACCTGGGGTTCCAAGTGATCGATATTCCTGACACTGTGGATGTCCCTAACATGTGAAGCCAGCTAATCAGGACATGGGAAATCTGTCACGTTTAGTCTggctaaataaaaaagaaatgtttGGTAAAAACGCATCACTGAAAGCTGAATAAATGTTCAGAAATGAGCCAGAAAGTGGAAGATCTGTGCATGATGTTCGGAGGACACTTTGAAGTTCGA from Nothobranchius furzeri strain GRZ-AD chromosome 10, NfurGRZ-RIMD1, whole genome shotgun sequence includes the following:
- the LOC107387119 gene encoding ATP-sensitive inward rectifier potassium channel 1, which gives rise to MESMESLRTIFTMFQPTRRRIHKSRLVTKDGHCNIEFGNAESGNHFAFLGDLWTTFIEIRWRFVLLFFVVLSIGSWLVFGLLWYWIAKSNGDLIGQNHTVGHVRCLENVTGFTSAFLYALETQTTVGYGVRMLTDHCASAVALLAIQSLVGVVINCFVCGIILAKISLPKNRAKTVSFSKMATICVKKESLCLLIRVANLRKTLLIGSQIYGKLLRTTTTPDGETIILDQVDVNFSVDAGKDNLFFVCPLTLYHVIDRSSPFYELSADTLPQQDFELVVFLEGTAESTSASCQVRTSYIPQEIQWGYNFLPIISRTKTGKYHVDFSNFSKTFSTITPHCVHCFETDADQRNHNNENHGTQQKTGIDNLGFQVIDIPDTVDVPNM